The Sinomonas sp. P10A9 genome includes a window with the following:
- a CDS encoding 3'-5' exonuclease: protein MKSEAQNPQLQTPAIHNAQPWNAGARAAFDLETTGRNSRAARIVTASIVVLAADGSVEVEHEWLADPGVEIPAEAAEVHGITTEKARSEGRPAGEVVGEVASTLQDLFDRGVPVVAFNASYDFTVMAAECARHGISQLTRFPVLDPYVINKQVERFRKGKRTLGALCEQYGVILTDAHSSGADALAAAQLLDAMVTRFPELDRPAAHLHHNQIDWSAAQAADFQSYLRRTKPTAVVEGDWPVLLPHDAGQAGF from the coding sequence ATGAAGAGCGAAGCCCAGAACCCCCAGCTCCAGACCCCCGCAATCCATAATGCCCAGCCGTGGAACGCTGGGGCCAGGGCGGCCTTCGATCTCGAGACGACAGGACGCAACTCCCGTGCGGCTCGAATCGTCACCGCCAGCATCGTGGTGCTCGCTGCGGACGGCAGCGTCGAGGTCGAACACGAATGGCTCGCCGATCCCGGCGTCGAGATCCCCGCCGAAGCCGCTGAGGTCCATGGAATCACCACCGAGAAGGCCCGTTCGGAGGGTCGGCCTGCCGGGGAGGTGGTGGGCGAGGTCGCCTCCACGCTCCAGGATCTCTTCGATCGCGGGGTGCCTGTCGTGGCCTTCAATGCCTCGTACGACTTCACGGTCATGGCGGCAGAGTGCGCGCGGCACGGCATCTCCCAGCTCACGCGATTCCCCGTCCTGGATCCGTACGTCATCAACAAGCAGGTCGAGAGGTTCCGCAAAGGCAAGCGCACCCTCGGAGCCCTGTGCGAGCAGTACGGCGTGATCCTCACGGACGCACACAGCTCGGGTGCGGACGCGCTCGCCGCAGCGCAGCTGTTGGACGCCATGGTCACGCGCTTCCCCGAGCTCGACAGGCCTGCGGCCCATCTCCACCACAACCAGATCGATTGGTCGGCCGCCCAGGCCGCCGACTTCCAGTCGTACCTCCGCCGGACCAAGCCCACCGCCGTCGTGGAGGGTGACTGGCCGGTGCTCCTCCCGCACGACGCCGGTCAGGCTGGCTTCTAG
- a CDS encoding MGMT family protein — protein MREEYVDAVLAVIELIPEGRVVAYGDVAELLGAGGPRQVGAVMSHYGGQVAWWRVLKASGAAPESLEARALDNYLAEGTPLRGEPGRGAWRVDLARARWAPTDEELDAVEEIADLLETRLHGAGRLHREMSDPDDGIDP, from the coding sequence ATGCGGGAGGAGTACGTCGATGCGGTGCTGGCCGTCATCGAGCTCATCCCGGAAGGGCGTGTCGTTGCCTATGGCGACGTGGCCGAGCTGCTTGGTGCGGGCGGACCACGCCAGGTGGGGGCCGTCATGTCCCACTACGGCGGTCAGGTGGCGTGGTGGCGCGTCCTCAAGGCAAGCGGCGCGGCTCCAGAATCGCTTGAGGCCCGCGCGCTCGACAACTACCTCGCGGAGGGCACCCCGCTACGGGGCGAGCCCGGCCGGGGGGCGTGGCGCGTTGACCTTGCCCGGGCCAGATGGGCCCCCACGGACGAAGAGCTCGACGCCGTCGAGGAGATCGCGGACCTCCTCGAGACCCGGCTTCACGGCGCCGGCCGACTGCATCGAGAAATGTCGGACCCCGACGATGGAATCGATCCATGA
- a CDS encoding ATP-dependent helicase → MTAHPASATTLELLGPSAQRLERSWVPSPDQEQVLALERGSGPILVWGAPGTGKSRVLVESAVMRVRRDGVDPAGVLLLAPTRAASARLRDAFTARLDRSLSAPPARTWQSYAFDLIRRARAEGRLDWLARPPRLLSGSEQDLIVKQILEGHRASGVGPAWPKGFEAALGTRGFRQEVRELFDRITEYGTTADELAQLGARAGRPEWVAASQLYAEYRDIIELRMPEAFDPAGIITTARMILTEDADLLAQERARLELVCVDDVQESSPSVLELLAVLCDGRDVIATAAPDVVVQGFRGARPELVPSLRVLLGSLAEFSLTTSQRLPAGIAAAWEGVAQRISAIPGGQSARRLVVPGHRERPDAAGDSAPAVEAHVLHSSLHELRYLAHRIQDSRLLGGIGYGQMAVIVRSGSKLEQIQRFLAGQGIPVKVPIAETAVRDEAAVRPLLTAFRLALRPEELTAETAVELLTSRIGGASALELRRLRQSLRQLELSAGGGRASDALLVEALEIPGALDALGLEASAARRISRMIARGRAASEEAGATAETVLWALWDAAGLAKRWYGLALSGGVLGLRADRDLDALMALFHTAERYVDRLPGASPGQFLDYLTEQELPMDTLAPRAQAEDAVELLTPASAAGREWRLVFVAGLQDGAWPNTRLRGELLGSTLFTDCLDLGVVSALLVTARARVQDIRYDELRSFSAAVSRASERLVCTGASTEDEVPSPFLDYIAPLPDDVTVRPFTLVPRSLGLRPLVAELRQSVEQDDDDAPFAASLLADLVAAGAPGAHPGEWYGLAPLSSAGPVVPPEGTVYVSPSKVETASKNPLDWFVSAAGGEATTDFARSLGTLVHAIAQDIPAGTSPEYLAELRRRWPSLGLGDSWEGELDFERATSMVRKLAEYVRTNGRELLGVEVDFATSLEGIGTAEIAARTVLRGQVDRLEVDDAGRLVVVDLKTGKRKPKAVELEEHAQLASYQVAVLAGAFADEGEAQPGSGSAGGAELVQLGDGTVKLTVQQQTALDDAAWAIQLVERAAEIMAGATFEARHEPGAGFSGGCRLPDVCPLCSRGRQVTE, encoded by the coding sequence ATGACCGCGCATCCTGCCTCCGCAACCACGCTGGAGCTCCTTGGTCCGTCCGCGCAGCGCCTTGAGCGCAGCTGGGTGCCCTCTCCGGACCAAGAGCAGGTGCTCGCACTCGAGCGGGGAAGCGGTCCGATCCTCGTCTGGGGTGCGCCCGGAACAGGGAAGAGCCGCGTGCTTGTCGAGTCTGCAGTCATGAGAGTGAGGCGGGACGGCGTTGACCCCGCAGGGGTCCTGCTGCTTGCCCCCACGAGAGCTGCTTCGGCTCGGCTCCGCGACGCCTTTACCGCGCGGCTTGACCGCAGCCTGAGCGCGCCCCCGGCACGAACGTGGCAGTCCTATGCCTTCGACCTCATCCGCCGTGCCCGTGCCGAGGGGCGCCTCGACTGGCTCGCCCGCCCACCGCGGCTCCTCTCGGGCTCCGAGCAGGACCTGATCGTCAAACAGATCCTCGAGGGCCATCGGGCCTCCGGGGTTGGGCCCGCATGGCCGAAGGGGTTCGAGGCGGCTCTGGGCACGCGCGGCTTCAGGCAGGAGGTCCGCGAGCTCTTCGACCGGATCACCGAATACGGCACGACGGCGGACGAGCTCGCCCAGCTCGGGGCCCGGGCAGGGCGCCCCGAATGGGTTGCCGCCTCCCAGCTCTATGCGGAGTACCGCGACATCATTGAGCTCCGCATGCCGGAGGCCTTCGACCCGGCCGGGATCATCACCACCGCCCGCATGATCCTCACGGAGGACGCGGACCTGCTCGCCCAAGAGCGCGCGAGGCTCGAGCTGGTCTGCGTCGACGACGTCCAGGAATCGAGCCCGTCGGTCCTCGAGCTCCTCGCTGTCCTGTGCGACGGACGCGACGTCATCGCCACTGCGGCCCCCGATGTCGTTGTGCAGGGCTTCCGCGGCGCACGGCCTGAGCTCGTGCCGAGCCTGCGCGTACTCCTCGGGTCCCTTGCGGAGTTCTCCCTGACCACCTCACAGCGGCTCCCGGCCGGGATCGCGGCGGCGTGGGAGGGCGTCGCGCAGCGGATCTCCGCCATCCCGGGCGGGCAGTCCGCGCGACGACTCGTGGTGCCGGGCCACCGGGAGCGCCCCGACGCGGCAGGCGACAGCGCCCCCGCCGTCGAGGCCCACGTGCTGCACTCATCGCTCCACGAGCTGCGCTATCTCGCCCACCGGATCCAGGATTCCCGCCTGCTCGGCGGCATCGGGTACGGGCAGATGGCTGTGATCGTCCGCTCAGGGTCCAAGCTCGAGCAGATCCAACGGTTCCTCGCGGGCCAGGGCATCCCCGTCAAGGTGCCCATCGCGGAGACTGCGGTTCGCGACGAGGCCGCCGTCCGGCCGCTGCTCACGGCCTTCAGGCTCGCGCTCCGCCCTGAGGAGCTCACGGCGGAGACCGCGGTGGAGCTCCTCACCTCGCGCATCGGTGGCGCCTCGGCACTCGAGCTGCGCAGGCTGCGGCAGTCGCTCCGCCAGCTTGAGCTGTCCGCGGGAGGCGGCAGGGCCAGCGATGCGCTCCTCGTCGAGGCCCTCGAGATCCCAGGGGCCCTCGACGCGCTCGGCCTCGAGGCCAGCGCCGCGCGGAGGATCTCCCGTATGATCGCCCGCGGCCGGGCCGCCTCCGAGGAGGCCGGCGCCACCGCAGAGACCGTTCTCTGGGCCCTGTGGGACGCCGCCGGGCTCGCCAAGCGCTGGTACGGCCTCGCATTGTCGGGCGGGGTCCTGGGGCTGCGCGCGGACCGCGATCTCGATGCACTCATGGCCCTGTTCCACACGGCAGAGCGGTACGTGGACAGGCTTCCCGGCGCATCGCCGGGCCAGTTCCTCGATTACCTCACCGAGCAGGAGCTGCCCATGGACACCCTTGCGCCGCGCGCACAGGCCGAGGACGCCGTCGAGCTCCTGACGCCCGCGAGCGCGGCTGGACGCGAGTGGAGGCTCGTGTTCGTCGCGGGCCTGCAGGACGGCGCTTGGCCCAACACGCGCCTGCGTGGGGAGCTCCTCGGAAGCACCCTCTTCACCGACTGCCTTGACCTCGGAGTCGTGTCGGCACTTCTCGTCACTGCGCGGGCGCGGGTCCAGGACATCCGCTACGACGAACTGCGCTCATTCTCGGCAGCTGTCTCGCGGGCCTCCGAGCGCCTCGTGTGCACTGGCGCCTCCACCGAAGACGAGGTGCCCTCGCCGTTCCTCGACTACATCGCCCCGCTTCCCGACGACGTGACCGTGCGGCCCTTCACCCTCGTACCGCGCAGTCTGGGGCTTCGGCCCCTCGTGGCTGAGTTGAGGCAGTCGGTGGAACAGGACGACGACGATGCCCCGTTCGCGGCGAGCCTCCTTGCGGACCTTGTCGCCGCGGGCGCACCCGGTGCCCACCCCGGCGAGTGGTATGGCCTCGCGCCGCTGAGCAGCGCGGGCCCGGTGGTGCCGCCGGAGGGAACCGTCTATGTCTCGCCCTCCAAGGTTGAGACAGCTTCGAAGAATCCCCTCGACTGGTTCGTCTCGGCCGCCGGGGGAGAGGCAACCACGGATTTCGCCCGGAGTCTTGGGACCCTGGTCCACGCCATCGCACAGGACATTCCGGCGGGCACGTCGCCCGAGTATCTGGCCGAACTACGGCGCCGCTGGCCTAGCCTTGGCCTCGGCGATTCGTGGGAGGGAGAGCTCGACTTCGAACGGGCCACGTCGATGGTCCGGAAGCTCGCGGAGTATGTCCGCACGAATGGTCGTGAACTCCTCGGCGTCGAGGTCGACTTCGCCACGTCCTTGGAAGGCATCGGAACAGCGGAGATCGCCGCGCGCACAGTGCTGCGCGGCCAGGTCGACCGGCTCGAGGTCGACGACGCGGGCCGGCTCGTCGTTGTCGACCTCAAGACAGGCAAGCGCAAACCGAAGGCGGTCGAGCTCGAGGAGCACGCCCAGCTGGCCTCCTACCAGGTGGCCGTACTGGCCGGCGCCTTCGCGGATGAAGGCGAGGCTCAGCCGGGCAGTGGATCCGCCGGAGGAGCCGAACTCGTCCAGCTCGGCGACGGGACGGTCAAGCTCACGGTCCAGCAGCAGACAGCCCTCGACGACGCGGCGTGGGCCATCCAGCTCGTCGAGCGCGCAGCGGAGATCATGGCCGGTGCGACCTTCGAGGCTCGCCATGAGCCCGGGGCCGGGTTTTCGGGCGGGTGCAGGCTGCCCGACGTCTGCCCGCTGTGCTCGCGCGGACGGCAGGTGACTGAATGA
- a CDS encoding ATP-dependent helicase codes for MSADAVDFGVREGPGEPSNGSLGEVPEPRFTPEELAELLGQHRPTPQQSEIISSPLEPRLVVAGAGSGKTATMADRVVWLVANGWVRPDEVLGVTFTRKAAGELSARIRTQLGRLTRLARRGIEGIAPSAADPESLDPTVSTYHSFANTVVQDHGLRLGVERDAVILGPAQSFQLAARVVEAYDGGTWDGFPAKSTLIAAVTQMAGECAEHLQEPESVREWLEHEVARLEKLPPGGRGGKQTAAALELLKKLRNRALVARLAARYAAAKRDRGVLDYGDLVALAARVATTVPEAGRLLASQYRTVLLDEFQDTSYAQLVLFSALFGGGQAVTAVGDPNQSIYGFRGASAGQLESFPRVFPRVTHDGALAPAWTSHLTTAWRNSTTVLETANTVAAPLARPPAYLVGGARVDVRGLEPRPYADAGRVRIGRFPDEREEATAVADELEAFIRTWPSREGSESQHGPTLAVLCRKRSQFAAIRGEFERRGMAFEVVGLGGLLDTPEVIDIVSTLRVIADPGRSDALMRLLAGARWRIGSADLMALADWSRHLAALRAHAARPDEQDLDAPGTEEDAFIEGDLAEASSLIEAIDRLPRDAWASGAGRSLSVEGLSRLGRVRDELRTLRSMAGDDLSTVISHVERALLLDIELAARPGVSVHEARRNLDAFAEAAASFLAQSHEPGLLAFLTWLEAAAQEESGLDMAPSDPTPGAIQLLTIHASKGLEWDAVVVAGLNRGMFPSGGNDRWTSGTSALPWPLRGDREDLPAWDTDQPDQKGWVDAEKLFSEDASEHAEREDRRLAYVAFTRARSLLVATGFAWSSTRTKPMEASPFLDELHEAAGAHGFEVIAWADDADLPDENPLQAESERARWPYDPLEGPLDAVTGLRRSLAPGRRAAVEAAAGKVLAKIHGPGPGETRDTGHPAAPRHAAAEGHRAAVGRAADWAREAELLLAEQTRSEGAAGVRLPEHVSASTLVALGEDRDAVVRQLRRPVPRRPGMAARRGTAFHAWVEEHYGTSAMLDLEGFDSSDEHVDEAYELGTLVRAFKRTEWADRRPAHVEVPIETRVGPVVVRGRIDAVFRDADGGWDLVDWKTGRAPKGSEAKSRSVQLAVYRLAWSRLTGAPLETIRAAFCYLADGTVVRPTGLAGEAELEALVAKALR; via the coding sequence ATGAGCGCAGATGCCGTCGATTTCGGTGTCAGGGAGGGGCCCGGCGAGCCCTCCAACGGGTCTCTCGGCGAGGTTCCCGAACCGCGATTTACCCCCGAGGAGCTCGCCGAACTCCTCGGACAGCACCGGCCCACTCCGCAGCAGTCCGAGATCATCTCGTCGCCGCTCGAACCTCGCCTCGTCGTCGCGGGAGCAGGCTCCGGCAAGACTGCGACGATGGCGGACCGGGTCGTGTGGCTCGTGGCCAACGGCTGGGTGCGGCCCGACGAGGTGCTCGGGGTGACGTTCACACGTAAGGCTGCTGGCGAGCTCTCAGCGCGCATCCGCACCCAGCTGGGCCGTCTCACCCGTCTCGCCCGCCGCGGCATCGAGGGCATCGCCCCTTCCGCCGCCGATCCCGAGTCGCTCGACCCGACCGTCTCCACCTACCATTCGTTCGCGAACACCGTGGTCCAAGACCACGGACTGCGGCTGGGAGTCGAGCGTGACGCGGTGATCCTCGGCCCGGCGCAGTCGTTCCAGCTTGCCGCCCGCGTCGTGGAGGCCTACGACGGCGGTACGTGGGACGGCTTCCCGGCCAAGAGCACTCTCATCGCCGCCGTCACCCAGATGGCTGGCGAGTGCGCCGAACACCTGCAGGAACCCGAGAGCGTGCGCGAATGGCTCGAGCACGAGGTAGCCCGGCTTGAGAAGCTTCCGCCGGGGGGACGCGGAGGGAAGCAGACTGCCGCGGCGCTGGAGCTGCTCAAGAAGCTGCGCAACAGAGCGCTCGTGGCACGACTTGCCGCGCGCTACGCTGCCGCCAAGCGGGACCGCGGAGTCCTGGACTACGGCGATCTCGTGGCGCTGGCCGCGCGTGTCGCGACGACCGTCCCGGAGGCCGGCCGACTGCTGGCGTCGCAGTACCGCACGGTGCTCCTGGACGAATTCCAGGACACGTCCTACGCCCAGCTGGTGCTGTTCTCCGCCCTGTTCGGGGGCGGGCAGGCCGTGACGGCAGTGGGTGATCCGAACCAGTCGATCTACGGCTTCCGCGGAGCCTCCGCGGGGCAGCTCGAGAGCTTCCCCCGCGTCTTCCCGCGTGTGACGCACGACGGCGCGCTCGCACCCGCGTGGACCTCTCACCTCACCACCGCCTGGCGGAACTCGACGACCGTGCTCGAGACTGCCAACACCGTTGCCGCCCCGCTGGCACGTCCGCCCGCCTACCTCGTGGGAGGCGCGCGTGTCGACGTGCGGGGGCTTGAGCCTCGCCCGTACGCGGACGCAGGCCGCGTACGGATCGGGCGGTTTCCCGATGAACGTGAAGAGGCGACCGCGGTCGCCGACGAACTCGAGGCCTTCATCCGGACTTGGCCGTCACGGGAGGGCAGCGAGTCCCAACACGGTCCGACCCTTGCGGTCCTGTGCCGCAAGCGGTCCCAGTTCGCCGCAATCCGGGGCGAGTTCGAGCGCAGGGGGATGGCCTTCGAGGTCGTCGGATTGGGCGGCCTGCTCGACACGCCTGAAGTCATTGACATCGTCTCGACCCTGAGGGTCATCGCAGACCCAGGCCGCTCCGATGCCCTCATGCGCCTCCTGGCCGGCGCGCGCTGGAGGATCGGTTCGGCGGACCTCATGGCGCTCGCCGACTGGTCGCGCCACCTAGCGGCGCTCCGGGCCCACGCCGCCCGGCCCGATGAACAGGATCTTGATGCACCCGGCACGGAGGAGGACGCCTTCATCGAGGGTGATCTTGCCGAGGCCTCAAGCCTTATCGAGGCGATCGACCGACTGCCGCGGGATGCATGGGCGTCGGGCGCCGGGCGCAGCCTGAGCGTCGAAGGCCTCTCCCGTCTGGGCCGCGTGCGCGACGAACTGCGCACGCTGCGGTCGATGGCCGGGGACGACCTCTCCACCGTCATCTCGCACGTCGAGCGAGCATTGCTCCTCGACATCGAGCTCGCGGCCCGGCCCGGCGTCTCGGTGCACGAGGCGCGGCGCAACCTGGACGCGTTTGCCGAGGCGGCAGCCTCCTTCCTCGCCCAGTCGCACGAGCCTGGGCTGCTCGCATTCCTGACCTGGCTCGAGGCTGCGGCACAGGAGGAGTCCGGGCTCGACATGGCCCCGAGTGATCCGACGCCGGGGGCCATCCAGCTCCTGACCATTCATGCGTCGAAGGGCCTCGAGTGGGACGCTGTCGTGGTTGCCGGCCTCAACCGCGGGATGTTCCCGTCCGGCGGGAACGACAGGTGGACGAGCGGGACATCGGCCCTTCCCTGGCCGCTGCGTGGGGACCGCGAGGACCTTCCGGCCTGGGACACCGACCAGCCCGACCAGAAGGGCTGGGTCGACGCAGAGAAGCTCTTCTCCGAGGACGCTTCCGAGCATGCGGAACGTGAGGACCGGCGCCTCGCCTACGTCGCGTTCACCCGTGCTCGTTCGCTGCTCGTGGCCACAGGCTTCGCGTGGAGCAGCACGCGGACCAAGCCCATGGAGGCCTCCCCGTTCCTGGACGAACTGCACGAGGCCGCCGGTGCGCATGGCTTCGAGGTCATCGCGTGGGCCGACGACGCCGACCTGCCGGACGAGAACCCTCTGCAGGCGGAATCCGAACGCGCCCGTTGGCCCTACGACCCGCTCGAAGGGCCGCTCGACGCGGTGACGGGGCTCCGCCGCAGCCTCGCCCCGGGCCGACGTGCCGCCGTCGAAGCCGCTGCCGGGAAGGTCTTGGCCAAGATCCACGGGCCCGGTCCGGGGGAAACCCGCGACACCGGACACCCCGCTGCCCCCCGACACGCTGCCGCAGAAGGACATCGCGCCGCCGTCGGACGCGCTGCGGACTGGGCCCGTGAGGCCGAGCTGCTGCTAGCAGAGCAGACCCGGTCCGAGGGCGCCGCAGGAGTCCGGCTTCCCGAGCACGTCTCGGCCTCCACACTCGTAGCCCTCGGCGAGGACCGGGACGCGGTGGTGCGCCAACTCCGGCGGCCGGTCCCGCGAAGGCCCGGGATGGCGGCCCGAAGGGGCACCGCTTTCCACGCCTGGGTCGAGGAGCACTACGGCACGAGCGCCATGCTCGACCTTGAGGGCTTCGACAGCTCGGACGAGCACGTGGACGAGGCCTACGAGCTGGGCACGCTCGTGCGGGCGTTCAAGCGCACGGAATGGGCCGATCGTCGGCCCGCACACGTCGAGGTCCCCATCGAGACCCGGGTGGGGCCCGTCGTCGTACGCGGCCGGATTGATGCCGTGTTCCGGGATGCCGACGGCGGATGGGACCTCGTCGACTGGAAGACCGGGAGGGCGCCGAAGGGTTCCGAGGCGAAGTCCCGCTCGGTCCAGCTGGCGGTCTACCGTCTGGCCTGGTCCCGTCTCACCGGCGCACCGCTCGAGACGATCCGCGCCGCGTTCTGTTACCTCGCGGACGGAACCGTGGTGCGTCCCACCGGGCTCGCGGGGGAGGCAGAGCTCGAGGCACTTGTCGCGAAGGCGCTGCGTTAG